One region of Acidovorax sp. T1 genomic DNA includes:
- the hslV gene encoding ATP-dependent protease subunit HslV, giving the protein MDSSNDNHPVFHGTTILSVRRQTPQGLQVAIGGDGQVTLGNIVVKGTARKVRKLYHGKVLAGFAGATADAFTLFERFEAKLEKHQGHLTRAAIELTKDWRTDRVLRRLEAMLAVADASASLIITGNGDVLEPEQGIVSIGSGGAYAHSAAKALLNHTDLSAQDIVKRSLEIAGELCIYTNMNHTIETL; this is encoded by the coding sequence ATGGACTCATCAAACGATAACCACCCGGTTTTTCACGGCACCACCATCCTGAGTGTGCGTCGCCAGACACCCCAGGGCCTGCAGGTCGCCATTGGCGGCGATGGCCAGGTCACTCTGGGCAACATCGTTGTCAAGGGCACGGCGCGCAAGGTGCGCAAGCTCTACCATGGCAAGGTGCTGGCGGGCTTCGCCGGTGCCACGGCCGATGCCTTCACGCTGTTCGAGCGTTTCGAGGCCAAACTCGAAAAGCACCAGGGCCATCTCACCCGTGCTGCCATCGAGCTCACCAAGGACTGGCGCACCGACCGCGTGCTGCGCCGCCTCGAAGCCATGCTGGCCGTTGCCGACGCCAGCGCCTCGCTGATCATCACCGGCAATGGCGATGTGCTGGAGCCGGAGCAGGGCATCGTGTCCATCGGCTCGGGCGGCGCCTACGCGCATTCGGCCGCCAAGGCGCTGCTCAACCACACCGATCTGTCGGCCCAGGACATCGTCAAGCGCTCGCTGGAAATCGCCGGCGAGCTGTGCATTTACACCAACATGAACCACACCATTGAGACGCTGTAG